In a single window of the Leptospira sanjuanensis genome:
- a CDS encoding efflux RND transporter permease subunit has translation MKSLVEYFLSKSIFVNLLTFLIILIGGFTAVKMNREAFPNINFDIVSVVTVFPGASPAEIEKLVTKPLEEAIKEVDGIKEFRSASIENRSGIVITLDPDSKDTQKVVDDIKSAIDRVEDLPEEAEDPLVTEITTSRQPVIEIDISLASSDTSLEAEKRLKAQAKIVEQALEDIPGVARISKRGWRETEMQVDINPAAMFSHYLTSQDVIFALKNRNINFPGGNIAGNQKEVILRTIGEFDSPREIGGVHIRSNEIGNSIRIENVATVTEGLKEAEYLDKVNGRKTIALTVIKREKADAILVVDEAKKVIDEFKKNSRGEFEYAFVNDLSKYIRRRLGVLLSNAAGGLILVTASLFVFLGWRVALMTALGIPVSFGATFVIMNYLGLTLNLISMFGLIIVVGILVDDAIIICENVYRYMEEGMPAYEAAIKGTSEVIDPVTATVTTTVAAFAPMLFMTGIFGKFIYSIPLVVIIALLASLSEAFFILPSHLYDINKHKFHSGEIKEESGWFYKLKVNYYLPLLKFALRHRLQIFIYLFAMLIGSFALFAVAGRFKLFPGSVDVFQIKLTGQTGMSLQETERFTHVLENELAKVSKEEVENYVTRVGIIQKDPNDPFTKRGKHYAQILVYLTPEENRKRATDEIISEVREKTIWLLNEKSVKILEETRKKEAEKKKEEYKPFNLTAFPAEFSRFKGQLLALDFEKISGGPPVGKPVAIEIRGDEYDTLIRIGEEYKSVMAKVPGVTDIGDDFNEGKDEIRIKVSESLASTAGVSVFKVAQAINTAFQGTVATKIKRSDEEVEVKVRFPEEVRKSIGSLNNIFVTNQLGKLIPVSRLITYVREPGFANINHLDGKRLLTVTANLDETKTDTRRANAEIAKLSKGIMDKYPGYRMRFGGENKDTEESLASLGRAFLVAFIIIFMILASLFRSLIQPIIVVSSIPFSLIGVILAFVLHGEYFGFLAFLGIVGLAGVVVNDSIVLVDFANQLKLEKPNEDIDSILIETGLLRLRPVVLTTVTTVLGLLPTAYGIGGRDPFLVPMALAFGWGLAFSSFLTLVAVPVLYKTVHNVQARFQRLLWSRTK, from the coding sequence ATGAAATCACTGGTCGAATACTTTCTTTCTAAGAGTATCTTCGTAAATCTTCTCACCTTTTTAATCATTCTCATCGGAGGTTTTACCGCGGTGAAAATGAATCGGGAAGCCTTCCCGAATATCAACTTCGATATCGTAAGCGTGGTAACTGTGTTTCCCGGAGCTTCCCCCGCCGAGATCGAAAAGCTGGTCACAAAACCTCTGGAAGAAGCGATCAAGGAAGTGGATGGAATCAAAGAATTCCGTTCCGCATCGATTGAGAATCGTTCCGGAATCGTAATCACATTGGACCCGGATTCGAAGGATACGCAGAAAGTCGTCGACGACATTAAGTCCGCGATCGATCGCGTGGAAGATCTCCCGGAAGAAGCGGAAGATCCTCTCGTTACGGAAATCACAACGTCGAGACAGCCCGTGATCGAAATCGATATCAGTCTCGCTTCCAGCGATACGAGTTTGGAAGCCGAAAAACGTCTCAAGGCGCAGGCAAAGATCGTGGAACAGGCTCTGGAAGATATTCCGGGCGTAGCGAGAATTTCCAAACGAGGTTGGAGAGAAACCGAGATGCAGGTGGATATCAATCCTGCCGCGATGTTTTCGCATTATCTCACGAGTCAGGATGTCATCTTCGCATTAAAAAATCGTAATATCAACTTCCCCGGCGGAAATATCGCGGGAAATCAAAAAGAAGTCATATTAAGAACCATCGGAGAATTCGATTCTCCCCGGGAAATCGGAGGGGTTCATATTCGTTCGAACGAAATCGGGAATTCGATCCGAATCGAAAACGTGGCGACCGTGACCGAAGGTTTAAAGGAAGCGGAATATCTCGATAAGGTCAACGGAAGAAAAACGATCGCTTTGACCGTCATCAAACGGGAAAAAGCGGACGCTATTCTCGTCGTCGACGAAGCCAAAAAAGTCATCGACGAATTTAAAAAGAATTCTCGGGGGGAATTCGAATACGCTTTCGTAAACGACCTTTCCAAATACATTCGAAGAAGACTCGGCGTTCTTTTATCCAACGCTGCCGGCGGTTTGATTTTAGTGACAGCGTCGCTGTTCGTATTCTTAGGTTGGAGAGTCGCACTGATGACCGCACTGGGAATTCCCGTTTCCTTCGGCGCGACATTCGTCATTATGAATTATCTGGGTTTGACCTTGAACCTGATCTCGATGTTCGGTTTGATCATCGTCGTCGGGATCCTGGTCGACGACGCGATCATCATCTGCGAGAACGTTTATCGCTACATGGAAGAAGGGATGCCCGCTTACGAGGCCGCCATAAAAGGAACCTCCGAAGTGATCGATCCCGTAACGGCGACCGTAACGACCACCGTTGCGGCCTTTGCTCCGATGCTCTTTATGACCGGGATTTTCGGAAAGTTCATCTATAGCATCCCTTTGGTCGTCATCATCGCGTTGCTCGCCTCTCTATCCGAAGCGTTTTTTATTCTTCCTTCCCACTTATACGATATCAACAAACATAAGTTTCATTCGGGAGAAATCAAAGAGGAAAGCGGATGGTTCTACAAACTCAAGGTGAACTATTATCTTCCTTTGCTGAAGTTTGCGCTGCGACACAGACTTCAGATTTTTATCTATCTCTTCGCGATGTTGATCGGAAGTTTCGCTTTGTTTGCAGTCGCGGGAAGATTCAAACTTTTTCCCGGTTCCGTGGATGTCTTTCAGATCAAATTGACGGGACAAACCGGAATGTCTCTGCAGGAAACGGAGCGATTTACGCATGTTCTCGAAAACGAACTCGCAAAAGTTTCCAAGGAAGAAGTGGAAAATTACGTGACTCGGGTAGGAATCATTCAAAAAGACCCGAACGATCCGTTTACCAAACGCGGAAAACATTACGCGCAAATTCTCGTTTATTTAACGCCGGAAGAAAATAGAAAGAGGGCCACGGACGAAATTATTTCCGAAGTTCGAGAAAAGACGATCTGGCTTTTGAACGAAAAGTCCGTAAAGATTCTCGAAGAAACCCGCAAAAAAGAAGCGGAGAAGAAAAAGGAAGAATACAAACCTTTCAATTTGACTGCTTTCCCTGCGGAATTCTCGCGTTTTAAGGGACAACTGCTCGCTCTGGATTTTGAGAAGATTTCCGGCGGACCTCCCGTTGGAAAACCGGTCGCGATCGAGATCCGCGGAGACGAATATGATACTTTGATCCGGATCGGAGAAGAATATAAGTCCGTGATGGCAAAGGTTCCCGGTGTTACGGATATCGGAGACGATTTTAACGAGGGGAAGGACGAGATTCGTATTAAGGTCAGTGAATCTCTTGCTTCCACCGCCGGAGTTTCCGTTTTCAAAGTAGCACAAGCGATCAACACAGCGTTTCAAGGAACCGTCGCGACCAAGATCAAACGTTCGGACGAGGAAGTTGAAGTAAAGGTTCGTTTTCCAGAAGAAGTAAGAAAGTCCATCGGATCGTTGAACAATATCTTCGTGACCAACCAACTCGGGAAACTGATTCCCGTTTCCCGATTGATTACCTACGTTCGCGAACCCGGATTTGCGAACATCAATCACTTGGACGGAAAACGGCTTCTTACCGTGACCGCGAATTTGGATGAAACGAAAACCGACACGAGAAGAGCGAACGCGGAAATTGCGAAACTTTCCAAGGGAATCATGGATAAATATCCGGGTTACCGGATGCGATTCGGCGGAGAGAACAAAGATACGGAAGAATCTCTTGCGAGTTTGGGAAGGGCCTTCCTCGTGGCGTTCATCATTATTTTTATGATTCTCGCTTCCCTCTTCCGTTCTTTGATTCAACCGATAATCGTGGTAAGTTCGATTCCATTCTCATTGATCGGCGTGATTCTTGCTTTCGTTTTACATGGAGAATACTTCGGCTTTCTCGCATTTTTGGGAATCGTCGGTCTTGCGGGAGTCGTAGTGAACGATTCCATCGTTCTTGTGGACTTTGCAAACCAACTCAAGCTCGAAAAACCGAACGAAGACATCGATTCGATTTTGATCGAAACCGGACTTTTGCGACTCCGGCCGGTCGTGTTGACGACGGTTACGACGGTATTGGGTCTGTTGCCGACCGCTTACGGAATCGGCGGGCGAGATCCTTTCTTGGTTCCGATGGCGCTTGCATTCGGCTGGGGACTTGCGTTCTCATCGTTTCTTACGCTCGTCGCCGTTCCGGTTTTATACAAGACGGTGCATAACGTTCAAGCGAGATTCCAGCGTTTGCTTTGGAGTCGGACTAAGTAA
- the def gene encoding peptide deformylase, with the protein MSVRKILKMGDPILRQVSEPVTEDEINTKEFKKLLRDMFDTMRHAEGVGLAAPQIGILKQIVVVGSEDNERYPGTPDVPERVILNPTITPLTKDSSGFWEGCLSVPGMRGYVERPNQIRMQWMDEKGNRFDEVIDGYKAVVYQHECDHLLGVLYVDRLKDTKLFGFNDTLDSNANILD; encoded by the coding sequence ATGTCAGTAAGAAAAATTTTAAAAATGGGAGACCCGATTCTCCGCCAAGTTTCGGAACCCGTTACCGAAGACGAGATCAACACCAAAGAATTCAAAAAGCTTCTCCGCGATATGTTCGATACGATGCGTCACGCGGAAGGAGTCGGTCTAGCCGCGCCTCAGATCGGAATTCTCAAGCAGATCGTAGTCGTAGGTTCGGAGGATAACGAACGTTATCCGGGAACGCCGGACGTTCCGGAACGAGTCATCTTAAATCCGACGATCACTCCTCTTACCAAGGATAGTTCCGGTTTTTGGGAAGGATGCCTTTCCGTTCCCGGAATGAGGGGTTATGTGGAAAGACCCAATCAGATTCGCATGCAGTGGATGGACGAAAAAGGAAACCGTTTCGACGAGGTCATCGACGGTTACAAAGCGGTCGTTTATCAACACGAATGCGATCACCTATTAGGAGTTCTCTACGTGGATCGGTTGAAGGATACGAAACTGTTCGGCTTCAACGACACTCTCGACTCAAACGCAAACATTCTAGATTAA
- a CDS encoding SpoIIE family protein phosphatase, which yields MISSKKQDSLLRQSSDGNLYLEDNPGLTIVFESLLTEIIQLTSAQFGIFSFRQEDGSLKSILGNPPPKAIDEANLVSEFCFKTGQDINLKKGETPSKLIPPLHQNTVCCVLHVGELGSSSSENQKKIFGTIFLGRQNDGGGEFRESDFEHLRATTRIISDLLEESFVSGESSLVVLSLMTTSRVALESVQIRKQTDRFDFLLTEIIRVSGLINKSLDLSQLLEAIMLSSKSVFRTEACSVLLLDDSKEYLYFHTVLGEKKDEVTKVRVPVGKGVAGMVVQDKQPMIINDAMNDPRVYREVDKASHFVTRNIMAAPLLVEGQVIGVIEAINTIDRTFFTENDLELFLSFSGTSALAIQKTGLLQNLEAANKDLRKKVSELESLFELSQVVSSAKNQADLMKQSIPVIHSEMDASKTGIFLINRKMGILTSISYTSEKTVEIFRTTDYQGSFIHSSIEEEKTTVKEDIQNFAFTHELDQEYLKGSYIVLPLTHQGRSAFGAVTVSDRIDKLSYNYSHLRLLQTFASLIARGHETLKLQNEMISRKAMQRSLEREIEITREIQKNILPESKAFRSNFDLGVKSVPAKEVSGDFYDYYQYQDGQYSFLVSDVSGKSLPAAIFMAMSSSIIRTLARNHDLDPEDILKQGNALIYEDSHNGMFVTTFFIHYNPAIFTLDYASAGHNDQVLIRKDGTWELIKGSGPPLGVIPSASYKGGSLIVEPGDMVILYTDGAIEEKNANDEEFGLERMIREIIVRKHLPSNQIIDELFGLVREFSGTPELFDDFTVMILKFNDDYQFSREFDANTSSIPLFREFVYETIKVRNLEESLRDDILLACDEAGTNIVMHGYENTELKNPKFECKIRFTGDWITIVLIDSGKVFQRKEVQEPSIEDNLSGKRKGGFGVYLIEKLMDSVDYSSEGGKNVLVLKKNFQHKASNGNHI from the coding sequence TTGATCTCGAGCAAAAAACAGGATTCTCTCCTCAGACAGAGTTCTGATGGAAACCTTTACCTGGAAGACAATCCGGGTTTAACGATCGTTTTCGAATCCCTCCTCACGGAAATCATACAACTTACTTCCGCTCAATTCGGCATTTTCAGTTTTCGTCAGGAAGACGGAAGTCTGAAATCCATTTTAGGAAATCCTCCGCCGAAAGCGATCGACGAGGCGAACCTCGTGTCCGAATTCTGTTTTAAAACCGGTCAAGACATCAATCTGAAAAAAGGGGAAACGCCGAGCAAGCTGATCCCTCCCTTGCACCAGAACACCGTCTGTTGCGTGTTACACGTAGGCGAACTCGGATCATCCTCGTCCGAAAATCAAAAGAAGATCTTCGGAACGATCTTTCTCGGAAGACAGAACGACGGAGGCGGAGAATTCAGAGAATCCGACTTCGAACATCTGCGCGCCACGACAAGAATCATCTCCGATCTTCTGGAAGAATCCTTCGTTTCGGGAGAATCGTCTCTCGTCGTTCTTTCCTTGATGACTACGTCTCGGGTCGCCCTCGAATCGGTGCAGATCCGAAAACAAACCGATCGTTTCGACTTTTTGTTAACCGAAATCATCCGCGTATCTGGACTGATCAATAAATCACTGGATCTTTCCCAGCTTTTGGAAGCGATCATGCTTTCATCCAAGTCCGTGTTCCGCACCGAAGCGTGCAGCGTTCTTCTTCTCGACGATTCGAAAGAATATCTCTACTTTCATACGGTCTTGGGAGAAAAAAAGGACGAGGTTACGAAAGTGCGCGTCCCCGTAGGCAAGGGGGTCGCGGGAATGGTCGTTCAAGACAAACAACCGATGATCATCAACGATGCGATGAACGACCCGCGAGTGTATCGGGAAGTGGACAAGGCTTCCCACTTCGTTACAAGAAACATCATGGCGGCTCCGCTTCTCGTGGAAGGTCAGGTGATCGGAGTCATCGAAGCGATCAACACGATCGACAGAACGTTTTTTACGGAGAATGACCTAGAACTTTTCTTAAGCTTTTCGGGAACATCCGCGCTTGCGATCCAAAAGACAGGACTTCTTCAGAACTTGGAAGCGGCCAACAAGGATCTGAGAAAGAAAGTTTCCGAGCTGGAAAGTCTATTCGAACTTTCGCAAGTGGTTTCTTCGGCGAAGAATCAAGCCGATCTTATGAAACAATCCATTCCGGTAATTCACAGCGAGATGGACGCAAGTAAAACGGGGATTTTTCTCATCAACCGCAAGATGGGAATTCTCACTTCGATTTCTTATACGTCCGAAAAGACCGTTGAAATTTTCAGAACGACGGACTATCAGGGAAGTTTCATCCATAGTTCCATCGAAGAGGAAAAAACGACCGTCAAAGAAGATATTCAAAATTTTGCATTTACTCACGAACTCGATCAGGAATATCTAAAAGGTTCTTATATCGTCCTTCCGTTGACACACCAAGGAAGAAGCGCTTTCGGAGCGGTCACGGTTTCGGATCGGATCGACAAACTTTCTTACAACTATTCCCATCTGAGATTGTTGCAGACGTTTGCCTCTTTGATCGCGAGAGGACATGAAACCCTCAAACTACAAAACGAAATGATCTCGAGAAAGGCGATGCAGCGCTCCCTCGAACGGGAGATCGAGATCACTCGGGAAATCCAAAAGAACATTCTTCCCGAATCGAAAGCGTTTCGTTCCAACTTCGATTTAGGAGTAAAGTCCGTTCCAGCAAAGGAAGTTTCCGGAGACTTTTACGATTATTACCAATATCAGGACGGTCAGTATTCTTTTTTGGTTTCGGACGTTTCGGGTAAGAGTTTGCCCGCGGCGATCTTTATGGCGATGAGTTCCTCCATCATCCGGACTCTTGCGAGAAACCACGACCTCGACCCGGAAGATATTCTAAAACAGGGAAACGCTCTCATCTACGAGGATTCCCACAACGGAATGTTCGTTACGACATTCTTCATCCATTACAATCCCGCTATATTCACTTTGGATTATGCGTCCGCCGGTCACAACGATCAGGTATTGATCCGCAAAGACGGAACCTGGGAACTCATCAAAGGTTCCGGTCCTCCTTTGGGTGTGATTCCTTCCGCGAGTTACAAAGGCGGAAGTCTGATCGTGGAACCGGGAGACATGGTCATTCTTTATACGGACGGAGCGATCGAAGAGAAAAACGCAAACGACGAGGAATTCGGTTTGGAACGGATGATCCGCGAAATCATCGTAAGAAAACATCTTCCATCGAATCAGATCATCGACGAACTTTTCGGCTTGGTCAGAGAATTTTCGGGAACTCCCGAACTTTTCGACGACTTCACCGTGATGATCCTGAAATTCAACGATGACTATCAATTCTCTAGAGAATTCGACGCGAACACGTCTTCGATTCCATTGTTCCGGGAATTCGTGTACGAAACGATCAAAGTAAGAAACTTGGAAGAATCTCTGAGAGACGATATTCTTTTGGCGTGCGACGAAGCGGGTACGAATATCGTAATGCACGGTTACGAAAATACGGAATTGAAAAATCCAAAGTTCGAATGTAAAATACGCTTTACAGGGGACTGGATCACCATTGTATTAATTGATTCCGGGAAAGTCTTTCAGAGAAAGGAAGTTCAAGAACCTTCCATCGAGGACAATCTGAGCGGCAAGCGAAAGGGTGGATTCGGAGTCTATCTGATCGAAAAGCTGATGGATTCAGTCGATTATTCCAGCGAAGGCGGGAAGAACGTTTTAGTTCTCAAGAAGAATTTTCAACACAAGGCTTCGAATGGAAATCACATCTGA
- a CDS encoding STAS domain-containing protein yields MEITSEIKNRSKIIHLIGNLDVHNTHRIESVFMDQIKTGNSPVLVLDLSSVEFISSAGLRIIVAALRICKEREVELRLAGIKPAVKKVFEIIDMNSMFSIFETLESAIK; encoded by the coding sequence ATGGAAATCACATCTGAAATTAAGAATCGCTCCAAAATCATCCACTTGATCGGAAACCTCGACGTTCACAACACACATAGAATCGAATCCGTTTTTATGGATCAGATCAAGACCGGAAATTCTCCCGTATTGGTTTTGGATCTTTCATCCGTTGAATTCATTTCATCCGCAGGACTTAGAATTATCGTAGCCGCTCTCCGAATCTGCAAGGAAAGAGAAGTGGAACTTCGTCTCGCGGGAATCAAGCCCGCCGTAAAAAAAGTATTCGAAATCATCGATATGAATTCCATGTTCAGCATCTTTGAAACTTTAGAATCCGCTATAAAATAG
- a CDS encoding acyl-CoA carboxylase subunit beta: MSEAKYSLENPFQSTSEPDAPKPRGLYEEANELGKELLSKPLAGGGVDRILVQHSKDRMTVWERIKVLTEQEPNILYQNWGKSLDGASLVTGILNINGRDVAIYGHDFTLRAGSMDATNGSKLARLIYMAGEHGIPLIGMNDSAGAYVPAGVGGLDGYSEAFTALRKISGVVPSLMLMFGFNAGGGAYLPRQGSFMIQCENTFFGLTGPGVVKSVLGEDISADDLGGPKVHGQSGVVDLITGDELGSLRTALRLLSYLPDNNHSFAPFHPTSDPTDRFIYEEEILFKKTFNSPTGMNTPFDITLYLQNICDHGQYFEIQPQRSRNLVTAFGRIGGHVVAFVANNSAVSSGQIDINAARKGTRFIRFCNLYNIPIVFLEDTTGFLPGKEQEQNGIVLEGRKLLDSIIDIRTPRLTLIIRNAFGGAYACFNSYHVGADMVFALPTARIAVMGPAGKDYVYKDEVSAIHREYQENVKKGMSEKEAIVVRDKKLQLLSTQYERELMNPKEALSLGSVSRIVLPGTTRNILFQNLDYLIRHYKPAPLSGPQREFE, from the coding sequence ATGTCCGAAGCAAAATACTCACTGGAAAATCCATTCCAATCCACGTCCGAACCTGACGCTCCGAAACCTCGAGGTCTTTACGAAGAGGCCAACGAGTTAGGGAAAGAGCTCCTGAGCAAACCGCTCGCGGGAGGAGGAGTCGACCGGATCCTCGTTCAACATTCGAAAGATCGAATGACCGTTTGGGAACGAATCAAAGTTCTCACGGAACAAGAACCGAATATTCTCTATCAAAACTGGGGCAAGAGTCTCGACGGAGCTTCCCTCGTTACCGGAATTTTAAACATCAACGGAAGAGACGTCGCGATCTACGGTCACGACTTCACGCTGCGCGCTGGTTCCATGGATGCTACCAACGGAAGCAAACTCGCGAGACTGATCTACATGGCGGGAGAACACGGAATTCCTTTGATCGGAATGAACGACTCCGCGGGCGCTTACGTTCCGGCGGGAGTGGGCGGACTCGACGGTTACAGCGAGGCCTTTACCGCTCTTAGAAAAATCAGCGGCGTTGTTCCGAGTTTGATGCTCATGTTCGGATTCAATGCGGGTGGGGGTGCATATCTCCCTCGTCAGGGATCGTTCATGATCCAATGCGAGAATACATTCTTCGGTTTAACGGGACCGGGCGTCGTTAAATCCGTATTAGGCGAGGACATCTCCGCGGACGACTTAGGCGGACCTAAGGTTCACGGACAAAGCGGGGTCGTCGATCTCATAACCGGCGACGAATTGGGATCTCTTAGAACCGCGCTCCGACTTCTTTCGTATCTTCCCGATAACAATCATTCCTTCGCTCCGTTCCATCCGACCTCGGACCCTACGGATCGATTCATCTACGAAGAAGAGATTCTTTTTAAGAAAACGTTCAACTCTCCGACGGGAATGAACACTCCGTTTGACATCACTCTGTATCTGCAGAATATCTGCGATCACGGTCAGTATTTCGAAATTCAACCGCAGAGATCCAGAAACTTAGTAACCGCTTTCGGAAGAATCGGAGGCCACGTCGTCGCGTTCGTCGCGAACAACTCGGCGGTTTCCTCCGGTCAGATCGATATCAACGCCGCGAGAAAGGGAACGCGCTTTATCCGTTTCTGTAATCTTTACAATATTCCGATCGTGTTCCTCGAAGACACGACCGGATTCTTACCCGGAAAAGAACAGGAACAAAACGGAATCGTTCTCGAGGGAAGAAAACTCCTCGATTCGATCATCGACATCCGGACACCTCGTTTAACATTGATTATACGAAATGCGTTCGGCGGCGCTTACGCATGTTTTAACTCCTATCACGTGGGAGCCGATATGGTGTTCGCGCTTCCGACCGCGAGAATCGCCGTGATGGGACCCGCAGGAAAAGACTACGTCTACAAGGACGAGGTTTCGGCGATCCACAGAGAATATCAGGAAAACGTTAAGAAGGGAATGTCCGAAAAAGAAGCGATCGTCGTTCGCGACAAAAAACTTCAGCTTCTTTCCACACAGTACGAACGCGAACTGATGAATCCGAAAGAAGCCCTTTCTCTCGGTTCCGTTTCCAGAATCGTTCTCCCGGGAACGACTAGAAACATTCTGTTCCAAAACCTGGATTATTTAATCCGACATTACAAACCGGCGCCTTTGTCCGGACCTCAAAGGGAGTTTGAGTAA